In Lemur catta isolate mLemCat1 chromosome 1, mLemCat1.pri, whole genome shotgun sequence, one DNA window encodes the following:
- the EAF1 gene encoding ELL-associated factor 1 gives MVPPPPLPLGTRKFLPNIGSPGALHPQSLPQPRRRGEDLLPAFGGRRLGSRCAPEWCPRSTVLPHAGAGSTGCGRARRAPLSALGPCAAMNGTANPLLDREEHCLRLGESFEKRPRASFHTIRYDFKPASIDTSCEGELQVGKGDEVTITLPHIPGSTPPMTVFKGNKRPYQKDCVLIINHDTGEYVLEKLSSSIQVKKTRAEGSSKIQARMEQQPTRTAQPSQPQPPPPPPPPPPMPFRAPMKPPVGPKTSPLKDNPSPEPQLDDIKRELRAEVDVIEQMSSSSGSSSSDSGSSSGSDDDSSSSGGEDNGPVSPPQPSHQQPYNSRPAIANGTSRPQGSNQLMNTLRNDLQLSESGSDSDD, from the exons ATGGTACCGCCCCCGCCACTTCCGCTAGGAACCCGGAAGTTCCTCCCCAACATCGGAAGTCCCGGGGCCTTGCATCCTCAGAGTCTCCCCCAACCCAGACGCCGAGGAGAAGACTTGCTTCCGGCATTCGGTGGGCGCCGGCTGGGCTCGCGGTGCGCTCCGGAGTGGTGTCCTAGGAGCACCGTCCTCCCACACGCCGGCGCCGGAAGCACGGGCTGCGGCCGCGCCAGGAGAGCGCCGCTCTCGGCGCTAGGCCCGTGCGCGGCCATGAACGGGACCGCGAACCCACTGCTGGACCGCGAGGAACATTGCCTGCGGCTCGGGGAGAGCTTCGAGAAGCGGCCGCGGGCCTCCTTCCACACCATTCGCT ATGATTTTAAGCCAGCATCTATAGACACTTCCTGTGAAGGAGAGCTTCAGGTTGGCAAAGGAGATGAAGTGACAATTACACTGCCACATATCCCT GGATCCACACCACCAATGACTGTGTTCAAGGGAAACAAACGGCCTTACCAGAAAGACTGTGTGCTTATTATTAATCATGACACTGGTGAATATGTGCTGGAAAAACTCAGTAGTAGCATTCAGGTGAAGAAAACAAG AGCTGAGGGGAGCAGTAAAATCCAGGCCCGAATGGAACAGCAGCCTACTCGAACCGCACAGCCATCAcagccacagccaccaccacctccaccccctccacCACCTATGCCATTCAGAGCTCCAATGAAGCCTCCAGTTGGACCCAAAACTTCTCCCTTGAAGGATAACCCCTCACCTGAACCTCAGCTGGATGATATCAAAAGAG AGCTGAGAGCGGAAGTTGATGTTATTGAACAGATGAGCAGCAGCAGTGGGAGCAGCTCCTCAGACTCTGGGAGCTCCTCAGGAAGTGATGACGATAGCTCCAGCAGCGGAGGCGAGGACAATGGCCCAGTCTCTCCTCCACAGCCTTCACACCAGCAGCCCTACAACAGCAGGCCTGCCATTGCCAATGGAACCAGCCGGCCACAAGGAAGCAACCAGCTCATGAACACCCTCA
- the METTL6 gene encoding tRNA N(3)-methylcytidine methyltransferase METTL6, with amino-acid sequence MASLQRKGLQARILSSEEEEKLKRDQALVSDFKQQKLEKEAQKNWDLFYKRNSTNFFKDRHWTTREFEELRSCREFEDQKLIVLEAGCGVGNCLFPLLEEDVNIFAYACDFSPRAVEYVKQNPMYNTERCKVFQCDLTKDDLLDHVPPESVDVVLLIFVLSAVHPDKMHLVLHNVYKVLKPGKSVLFRDYGLYDHAMLRFKAGSKLGENFYVRQDGTRSYFFTDEFLAQLFMDTGYEEVVNEYVFRETVNKKEGLCVSRVFLQSKFQKPPKNPSPVTLDLGLKS; translated from the exons ATGGCTTCTTTGCAAAGGAAAGGGCTGCAGGCAAGGATTCTCAGCTCTGAAGAAGAGGAGAAACTGAAAAGAGACCAAGCTTTGGTGTCTGATTTTAAACAGCAAAAGCTGGAAAAAGAGGCTCAGAAGAACTGGGAccttttttacaaaagaaatagcACTAATTTCTTCAAAGATAGACACTGGACCACCAGAGAATTTGAGGAGCTAAGATCATGTAGGGAG TTTGAAGATCAAAAGTTGATAGTGCTTGAAGCTGGCTGTGGGGTTGGAAACTGTTTATTTCCACTTTTAGAAGAAGATGTGAATATCTTTGCCTATGCCTGTGATTTTTCTCCAAGAGCAGTTGAATATGTTAAG CAAAATCCTATGTATAACACAGAAAGATGCAAGGTATTCCAGTGTGATCTGACTAAAGATGACCTCCTGGATCATGTTCCACCAGAGTCTGTGGATGTTGTCTTGTTGATATTTGTGCTTTCAGCTGTTCACCCTGATAAAATGCACCTTGTCCTACACAATGTTTACAAG GTATTAAAACCAGGCAAAAGCGTCTTGTTTCGTGACTATGGGCTATATGATCATGCCATGCTTAGGTTTAAAGCCGGCAGCAAACTCGGAGAAAACTTTTATGTTAGACAAGATGGGACCAGATCATATTTTTTTACAGATG AATTCCTGGCTCAGCTCTTTATGGACACAGGTTATGAGGAAGTGGTGAACGAATATGTGTTTCGAGAGACGGTGAATAAAAAAGAAGGCCTGTGTGTGTCGAGAGTTTTCCTTCAGAGCAAATTTCAAAAGCCTCCAAAGAACCCAAGTCCTGTGACCCTGGACCTGGGACTTAAGTCCTGA